A stretch of the Patescibacteria group bacterium genome encodes the following:
- the rplN gene encoding 50S ribosomal protein L14 has translation MIQALTQVKIADNSGGKIGNVFKILGGSKRRYARIGDIVVLSVRVAEPRKTVKQKDVVQAVVVRQVKPFRRKDGSYISFNENAVVILEKGKKEPVAGRIFGPIPREIGELGYQKIVSLAPEII, from the coding sequence ATGATACAAGCACTCACACAAGTAAAAATAGCTGATAATTCCGGCGGCAAGATCGGGAACGTGTTCAAGATACTCGGAGGCTCAAAAAGACGCTATGCGCGCATCGGCGATATCGTGGTGCTCTCGGTGAGGGTTGCAGAGCCGCGCAAGACGGTCAAACAGAAAGATGTGGTGCAAGCGGTAGTGGTGCGCCAAGTGAAACCGTTTCGAAGAAAGGACGGTTCATACATCAGTTTCAATGAGAATGCGGTTGTTATATTGGAGAAGGGCAAAAAGGAGCCGGTGGCCGGACGAATATTCGGCCCTATTCCCCGCGAGATCGGTGAATTGGGGTACCAGAAAATCGTTTCATTGGCACCGGAGATCATATAA
- the rplP gene encoding 50S ribosomal protein L16 gives MLFPKKVKHRKWQTGRRNPAKLILPATRGTTLAFGSFGLKSQGAARVRSNQIEAARKTLSRALSKTGKVWIRIFPDRPYTQKAAEVGMGKGKGDLQGYVFEVHPGHVIFEVDGAVEAVAREALRKAGTKLPVKTRIISREAR, from the coding sequence ATGTTGTTTCCCAAAAAAGTAAAACACAGAAAATGGCAAACCGGAAGGAGAAATCCTGCCAAGCTTATATTGCCTGCCACCCGCGGTACGACTCTTGCTTTCGGCTCTTTTGGTTTGAAATCGCAAGGAGCCGCGCGCGTGCGGTCCAATCAGATTGAAGCTGCCAGAAAAACTCTTTCTCGCGCGCTCTCCAAGACGGGAAAAGTATGGATTCGCATTTTCCCCGACAGGCCTTACACACAAAAGGCGGCAGAAGTGGGGATGGGAAAGGGGAAAGGCGATTTGCAGGGGTATGTGTTTGAGGTGCATCCCGGCCACGTTATTTTTGAAGTTGACGGCGCGGTAGAGGCTGTGGCCAGGGAAGCGCTCCGAAAGGCGGGCACCAAACTTCCGGTAAAAACACGTATTATTTCTCGTGAAGCGAGATAA
- the rplV gene encoding 50S ribosomal protein L22, protein MKAILKNYRQSPRKVRLVADFLRGKKVSLALREVNFLSKRAAPPLRKLIESAVANAKENFGIEKEDLMIKEIQVNKGLTLKRSLPRAFGRASAIHKHSSHVSIILDIVDKKHGGEKMKEVAETKGKEASLREEEKVVVPKEDAKKAPGSKKEVKPKKEARHLQAKQSNKIKKS, encoded by the coding sequence ATGAAAGCAATACTGAAAAACTATAGACAGTCTCCCCGCAAGGTACGCTTGGTTGCCGATTTTTTGCGCGGGAAAAAGGTTAGTCTGGCGCTTCGAGAGGTCAATTTTCTGAGCAAGCGAGCCGCTCCTCCGCTGAGAAAGCTTATAGAATCAGCGGTTGCGAACGCAAAGGAGAATTTTGGCATTGAAAAAGAAGACCTCATGATCAAAGAGATACAGGTAAACAAAGGTCTTACGCTCAAGCGGTCCCTACCGCGCGCGTTCGGACGCGCATCCGCCATACACAAGCATTCAAGCCATGTCTCCATCATATTGGACATAGTGGATAAAAAACATGGTGGAGAGAAAATGAAAGAAGTAGCCGAAACAAAAGGCAAAGAAGCATCTTTGAGAGAGGAGGAGAAAGTGGTAGTGCCCAAGGAAGACGCCAAGAAGGCTCCTGGAAGCAAGAAGGAGGTAAAGCCGAAAAAGGAGGCGAGACATCTGCAAGCCAAACAATCAAACAAGATAAAGAAATCATAA
- a CDS encoding 50S ribosomal protein L23 → MAIFNKKTKDEVAGFAAKKGVEEKKTTKTAPKEGVAVVTGRSAFSHVLLRPRVTEKATDEAMKNTYIFEVDPRSNKEEIRQAVLHLYGVNPIKVNTMVLPAKKVFSRGKRGIKSGGKKAVIYLKEGDSIEFV, encoded by the coding sequence ATGGCGATTTTTAATAAAAAAACAAAAGACGAGGTGGCAGGCTTTGCGGCAAAGAAGGGAGTGGAAGAGAAGAAGACAACAAAGACTGCGCCTAAAGAGGGCGTGGCTGTAGTCACCGGGAGGTCCGCATTCTCTCACGTGCTCTTGCGGCCGCGTGTGACGGAAAAGGCGACCGATGAAGCGATGAAGAACACCTACATCTTTGAAGTAGACCCTCGCTCAAACAAAGAAGAGATACGACAAGCGGTTCTTCATCTTTACGGGGTGAATCCCATCAAGGTGAATACCATGGTGCTTCCTGCAAAGAAAGTTTTTTCTCGCGGGAAAAGGGGAATAAAATCAGGCGGGAAAAAGGCAGTCATATATTTGAAAGAGGGGGACAGCATAGAATTCGTGTAA
- the rpsG gene encoding 30S ribosomal protein S7 encodes MRRAVKNRIPASPDYVYNSQKVGQFINYLMMGGKKNTARDIVYDSFAIIKEKTKKENPVEIFDAAIKNVGPLMEVRSRRIGGANYQVPREVRPERRIALAYRWIIDAARAKKGKPMHERLAEELIAASNNEGEAIRKRENTHKMAEANKAFAHFAW; translated from the coding sequence ATGCGACGAGCAGTAAAAAATCGAATACCGGCTTCCCCTGACTATGTCTACAATTCCCAGAAAGTAGGCCAGTTCATCAATTACCTCATGATGGGAGGCAAAAAGAACACCGCGCGTGATATCGTGTATGATTCTTTTGCGATCATCAAGGAAAAAACCAAGAAAGAGAACCCGGTGGAGATATTTGATGCCGCGATCAAGAACGTGGGACCGCTCATGGAAGTGCGCTCACGCCGTATCGGCGGTGCAAACTATCAAGTTCCGCGCGAAGTGCGCCCCGAACGGCGCATCGCGCTTGCGTACCGATGGATCATTGATGCGGCACGAGCAAAGAAAGGCAAACCGATGCACGAACGGCTCGCCGAAGAACTTATCGCGGCAAGTAACAACGAAGGTGAGGCGATCAGAAAGAGGGAGAACACCCACAAGATGGCCGAAGCAAACAAAGCATTTGCGCACTTTGCTTGGTAG
- a CDS encoding NUDIX domain-containing protein has translation MKAVVIDNEGKFGFVTNPVHGFYLLAGGGAESNDFEKEIKRECDEEINFEVEVLGEIGRVHEYRNREAKEYETVCFVVKVIKKTGEDTRTEDEKKNDLSVVWLNSKDAQKILKEQVLKVKNGEVGFYNTAFNIVRDQLFFAEIFRQKND, from the coding sequence GTGAAAGCTGTTGTTATAGATAATGAGGGAAAGTTTGGGTTTGTCACCAATCCCGTTCACGGATTCTATTTACTTGCAGGCGGCGGGGCGGAGAGCAATGATTTTGAAAAAGAAATAAAGCGGGAGTGCGATGAGGAAATAAACTTTGAAGTTGAAGTCCTTGGAGAGATTGGGAGAGTGCATGAGTATAGGAACAGGGAAGCAAAGGAATACGAGACAGTGTGTTTTGTTGTCAAAGTGATAAAAAAAACGGGCGAAGACACGAGAACGGAAGATGAAAAAAAGAATGATCTATCTGTTGTCTGGCTTAACAGTAAAGATGCTCAGAAAATTTTAAAAGAGCAGGTTCTGAAAGTAAAAAATGGGGAAGTGGGTTTTTATAATACTGCATTTAACATAGTGAGGGACCAACTCTTTTTTGCGGAAATTTTTAGACAAAAGAATGACTAA
- the rplX gene encoding 50S ribosomal protein L24 yields MKIKKGDTVVIITGKDKGKEGKVVRSFPVRTQVIVEGMNLKKKHQRARRQGQKGQIVEFAAPMHVSNVSLKDPKTGKPTRIGVRVDGKKKLRVAQKSGSIL; encoded by the coding sequence ATGAAGATCAAAAAAGGAGACACGGTGGTAATAATTACGGGCAAAGACAAGGGCAAGGAAGGAAAAGTTGTTCGTTCTTTTCCTGTGCGTACCCAGGTGATCGTGGAGGGTATGAACCTCAAGAAAAAGCACCAGCGCGCTCGACGCCAGGGACAGAAAGGGCAGATCGTGGAGTTTGCGGCACCCATGCATGTTTCAAACGTGAGCCTTAAAGACCCAAAGACAGGGAAGCCGACACGGATTGGGGTGAGGGTTGACGGAAAAAAGAAATTGAGAGTTGCCCAGAAGAGCGGTTCAATACTGTAA
- the rpsQ gene encoding 30S ribosomal protein S17 has translation MDQTIKKTPKKLRGSVVSDKMDKTIVVLVDRFVKHPKYGKYQKISKKYKAHDADNTCKIGDKVTIEECKPISKDKSFRVIAIQ, from the coding sequence ATGGACCAAACAATCAAAAAAACACCGAAGAAATTACGCGGCAGCGTAGTATCAGACAAAATGGACAAAACCATCGTTGTTTTGGTTGATCGTTTCGTGAAGCACCCCAAATATGGAAAATATCAGAAGATCAGCAAGAAATATAAAGCGCATGACGCGGACAACACGTGCAAGATCGGCGACAAGGTAACCATTGAGGAATGTAAGCCGATCTCAAAAGATAAGTCATTTAGGGTGATAGCTATTCAATAG
- the rpsJ gene encoding 30S ribosomal protein S10, with product MSKLRIRVRAYEHKVLDASVKQIIDTALRYDAEVVGPIPLPTEIKKYTVNRAAFVYKNAREQFEMRTHKRLIDILNPSPKVIEALTNLNLPSGVNVDVKMV from the coding sequence GTGTCAAAGTTGCGCATACGGGTGCGTGCGTATGAGCACAAAGTGCTCGACGCGTCGGTAAAGCAGATCATTGATACGGCACTCCGATATGACGCAGAGGTAGTGGGTCCGATACCCCTTCCTACGGAAATTAAAAAGTACACCGTCAACCGAGCTGCGTTCGTTTACAAGAATGCGCGAGAACAATTTGAGATGAGAACTCATAAAAGGTTGATTGACATACTGAATCCGTCGCCAAAGGTCATTGAGGCCCTCACCAATCTCAATCTTCCTTCGGGGGTTAACGTTGACGTCAAAATGGTGTAA
- the rplB gene encoding 50S ribosomal protein L2 has translation MIMKKYRPITPSRRHMTTVSYRGVLTASQPKKSLVRGGKRAVGRNNAGRITVRHKGGGHKRLFRDVDFTYNKIDIPAKVETIEYDPSRSGFIALVLYADGERRYVLAPASMKVGSTFVVSEKADIVTGNRLPLKNIPSGTLVYNIELKPNNGARIARGAGSFAEVAAHDAGYAQIRMPSGEIRKIIGTAWASIGAVSNEEHKLRNIGKAGRSRWLGIRPTVRGSAMNPVDHPHGGGEGRQGRGRRRAVSAWGKPTGKGQKTRRAKKYSNKFIMERRKVGKKK, from the coding sequence ATCATCATGAAGAAATATAGACCCATAACACCATCACGCCGACACATGACAACCGTTTCTTATAGGGGTGTTTTGACGGCGTCCCAACCAAAGAAGTCTTTGGTAAGGGGCGGTAAGCGCGCCGTGGGGAGAAATAATGCGGGGCGTATCACCGTACGCCATAAAGGAGGAGGCCATAAACGCCTTTTCCGCGACGTTGATTTTACGTATAACAAAATAGACATACCGGCTAAGGTTGAGACGATAGAATATGACCCAAGCAGATCGGGATTTATTGCTCTGGTGCTGTATGCCGATGGGGAACGAAGGTATGTGCTCGCTCCTGCCTCCATGAAGGTGGGCAGTACGTTCGTTGTTTCTGAAAAAGCGGATATCGTGACAGGCAATCGGCTTCCGCTGAAAAACATCCCTTCAGGTACGCTTGTTTACAATATAGAGTTAAAGCCCAATAACGGAGCGCGTATCGCTCGTGGAGCGGGTTCATTCGCGGAGGTTGCGGCGCACGACGCCGGATACGCGCAGATAAGAATGCCGTCAGGAGAGATCCGCAAGATCATTGGAACGGCATGGGCATCCATCGGCGCCGTATCAAACGAAGAGCATAAACTGCGCAATATCGGAAAAGCGGGACGATCACGATGGCTGGGCATTCGTCCGACTGTGCGTGGTTCTGCCATGAACCCCGTTGACCACCCGCATGGTGGTGGTGAAGGGCGACAAGGCCGTGGACGTAGGCGTGCCGTGTCAGCATGGGGTAAGCCAACCGGAAAAGGCCAAAAAACACGCCGAGCAAAGAAATACTCAAACAAATTTATTATGGAGCGCCGCAAGGTAGGCAAAAAGAAGTAG
- the rpsC gene encoding 30S ribosomal protein S3, with amino-acid sequence MTHTVHPYAHRLGIIKDWQSRWFGTSGRYQEFLRGDVLIREYLEKRLRGFYIASIEMERSEKMFRIIIKTSRPGMIIGRSGEGMTKLRNDVLGMFRKLKIAAPTDLKIDIEEVSSPESDAAIVSQMIAEALEKRMPFRRVVKQTIEKVMANKDVKGARIALSGRLGGAEMSRREQIKKGGIPLQTFRADISFARERARLPYGVIGIKVWIYKGEIFDTKGQTKSNQ; translated from the coding sequence ATGACACACACCGTTCACCCGTATGCGCATAGGTTAGGTATTATTAAGGATTGGCAATCCCGCTGGTTTGGTACGTCAGGGAGGTATCAGGAATTTTTGCGCGGCGATGTGTTGATCCGGGAATATCTTGAAAAGCGCCTCCGCGGATTTTATATTGCGTCAATTGAGATGGAGCGCAGCGAAAAAATGTTTCGCATTATCATCAAGACCTCGCGACCGGGTATGATCATCGGACGGTCAGGTGAGGGTATGACCAAATTACGCAATGATGTTTTGGGAATGTTCCGCAAATTGAAGATTGCCGCACCTACAGACCTCAAGATTGACATTGAAGAGGTGTCATCCCCCGAATCTGACGCGGCGATCGTTAGCCAGATGATAGCGGAAGCGCTTGAAAAACGCATGCCATTCCGTAGGGTGGTAAAACAGACCATTGAAAAGGTGATGGCGAACAAGGATGTGAAGGGCGCGCGTATTGCGCTTTCGGGAAGACTTGGCGGCGCTGAAATGAGCAGACGAGAGCAGATCAAAAAAGGGGGGATTCCTCTCCAGACATTCCGTGCTGATATCAGTTTTGCACGAGAGCGTGCCCGGTTGCCATACGGGGTGATTGGTATCAAAGTATGGATATACAAAGGAGAGATTTTTGACACGAAGGGTCAGACTAAAAGTAATCAATAA
- the rpmC gene encoding 50S ribosomal protein L29 gives MSLDTHNKSEKDLQKELREKREALRAFRFGISGSKIKNMREGRNLRKGVASLLTEINKRSSSAEQSRASK, from the coding sequence ATGTCTTTAGACACCCACAATAAATCAGAAAAAGATCTCCAAAAGGAACTGCGAGAGAAAAGAGAAGCTCTCCGCGCTTTTCGATTCGGGATCTCAGGGAGCAAGATCAAGAACATGAGAGAAGGAAGGAATCTCAGGAAAGGCGTCGCGTCTCTTTTGACTGAAATAAATAAGCGAAGCTCTTCCGCGGAACAGAGCCGAGCGTCAAAGTAA
- the rplC gene encoding 50S ribosomal protein L3 produces the protein MKFILGTKEEMSQIFTEDGTAIPVTLLSAGPVVVTQVKTGEKDGYEAVQVGYGAKNPRNINKAEKGHFKGLGNFRYVKEFRTAPGEMKVGDSFDVSSFEPGDVVEVSGVSKGKGFQGVVKRHGFHGGPRTHGQKHSEREPGSIGATGPQRVFKGTRMGGRMGADRVTVKRLKVVAIDKENNVMAVSGAIPGRRGTVIEITG, from the coding sequence ATGAAATTTATCTTAGGCACAAAAGAAGAAATGTCGCAGATATTTACGGAAGATGGTACTGCCATTCCCGTTACACTGCTTTCGGCTGGCCCCGTAGTGGTGACCCAGGTAAAGACAGGTGAAAAAGACGGCTACGAGGCGGTGCAGGTTGGCTATGGTGCCAAAAACCCTCGCAACATCAACAAAGCAGAAAAGGGGCATTTCAAAGGCCTCGGCAACTTCCGATACGTCAAGGAATTCCGCACCGCTCCTGGTGAAATGAAAGTCGGAGATTCGTTTGATGTGTCTTCATTTGAGCCGGGCGACGTGGTGGAGGTCAGCGGAGTGAGCAAAGGAAAAGGATTTCAAGGAGTGGTGAAGCGTCATGGTTTCCACGGAGGTCCGCGTACTCATGGCCAAAAACACTCCGAGCGTGAACCGGGTTCTATCGGCGCAACCGGCCCGCAGAGAGTGTTTAAAGGAACAAGGATGGGAGGACGAATGGGAGCCGATCGTGTGACGGTTAAGCGTCTGAAGGTGGTTGCCATTGATAAAGAAAACAACGTGATGGCGGTATCAGGAGCCATTCCGGGTCGCCGAGGAACAGTCATTGAGATAACCGGATAA
- the fusA gene encoding elongation factor G, giving the protein MQRDYPLERVRNIGIIAHIDAGKTTTSERVLFYTGVSHKIGEVHEGTAIMDWMEQEQERGITITSAATTAFWTPTYADHSNTEAKHRFNIIDTPGHVDFTVEVERSLKVLDGGVVVFDGVAGVEPQSETVWRQADKYHVPRICFINKLDRTGASFEHSYKTILDRLTKSAVRFQIPIGEEEKHEGVIDLLRMKAYYFEGDMGSKVVEKEIPEYLKADAEKFHAELIEKIVENDEQAMNDFLEGKEIPLEQLKAITRKAVIGNTLVPVFTGSALKNKGVQLVLDAVVDYLPSPLDIPPVKGVDPKTGEEIVRHASDDEPFTALAFKLQTDPFVGQLTYFRVYSGTLEAGSYVYNARTGDRERIGRILRMHANEREEVKKVYAGEIAAAIGLKNTVTSDTLCDDEHPITLEAIDFPEPVVSLKIEPKTKADQEKMGMALNRLSAEDPTFKVTSDPETSETVIWGMGELHLEVLVDRMKREFGVGANVGKPQVAYRETITNEASAETKYVKQTGGRGQYGHVKIRVKPMDKNVDVEDLPKSVKRSEGFEFVNSIKGGAIPQEYIPAVEKGIKEAMAKGVVAGFPMVDISADLYDGSFHEVDSSEIAFKIAASMSFQDAAKKARAVLLEPVMKVEVVTPEQFMGDVTGNLSSRRGQVEGMEERGMSKAIKATVPLSEMFGYITTLRSMTEGRASFTMEFSHYAIVPQNVAETIIASRK; this is encoded by the coding sequence ATGCAACGAGACTATCCTTTAGAAAGAGTACGAAATATCGGGATTATCGCCCACATTGACGCCGGAAAGACGACGACTTCCGAGCGCGTGTTGTTTTATACCGGTGTTTCGCACAAGATCGGCGAGGTGCACGAAGGCACGGCGATCATGGACTGGATGGAACAAGAGCAGGAACGCGGCATCACCATTACCTCAGCCGCAACGACCGCTTTCTGGACTCCAACCTATGCCGATCATTCCAATACAGAAGCTAAACACCGGTTCAATATTATTGATACACCCGGACACGTTGATTTTACCGTTGAGGTTGAACGTTCTTTGAAGGTACTCGATGGCGGCGTGGTGGTATTTGACGGCGTTGCCGGCGTAGAGCCGCAATCGGAAACCGTGTGGCGTCAGGCGGACAAGTATCATGTACCCCGCATTTGCTTCATCAATAAACTGGATAGAACAGGCGCTTCATTTGAACATTCATACAAAACAATTTTGGATCGCCTCACCAAAAGCGCCGTACGGTTTCAGATCCCCATCGGGGAAGAAGAAAAACACGAAGGCGTGATAGACCTGCTCCGCATGAAAGCCTATTATTTTGAAGGAGACATGGGCAGTAAAGTGGTGGAAAAAGAGATCCCCGAATATTTGAAAGCTGACGCGGAGAAATTCCACGCTGAACTCATTGAAAAGATCGTGGAAAATGACGAACAGGCGATGAATGATTTTCTGGAAGGAAAGGAAATTCCCCTTGAGCAGTTGAAAGCGATCACTCGCAAGGCGGTTATTGGGAATACGCTTGTTCCCGTGTTTACCGGTTCCGCGTTGAAGAACAAGGGTGTTCAACTCGTGCTTGATGCCGTAGTGGATTACTTGCCTTCTCCGCTAGACATTCCTCCGGTAAAAGGAGTTGATCCAAAAACCGGAGAAGAGATCGTGCGACACGCGTCAGACGATGAACCTTTTACCGCGCTGGCATTCAAGCTTCAAACCGATCCGTTCGTAGGACAGCTTACCTATTTCCGCGTCTATTCCGGAACTCTTGAAGCGGGTTCATATGTCTATAACGCGCGTACCGGAGACAGAGAGCGTATCGGGCGAATCTTGCGCATGCACGCCAATGAGCGGGAAGAAGTGAAGAAGGTGTACGCGGGAGAAATTGCAGCCGCGATAGGTCTCAAGAACACGGTTACTTCAGACACGCTCTGCGACGACGAGCACCCGATCACCCTGGAAGCAATTGACTTCCCGGAGCCGGTGGTATCGTTGAAAATTGAACCGAAAACAAAAGCCGATCAGGAAAAGATGGGTATGGCGCTTAACCGTCTCTCTGCAGAGGACCCGACATTTAAAGTAACAAGCGATCCGGAAACATCGGAGACTGTTATTTGGGGAATGGGCGAACTGCACCTTGAAGTGCTTGTTGACCGCATGAAGCGCGAATTCGGGGTTGGAGCAAATGTCGGAAAGCCGCAGGTTGCCTATCGAGAGACGATCACCAATGAAGCATCGGCGGAAACAAAGTATGTGAAGCAAACCGGCGGGCGCGGCCAGTATGGTCACGTGAAGATCAGAGTGAAGCCGATGGACAAGAATGTGGATGTGGAGGATCTGCCGAAAAGCGTGAAGCGCAGTGAAGGATTTGAATTCGTCAACAGTATTAAGGGAGGCGCCATTCCGCAGGAATATATTCCCGCCGTAGAAAAAGGCATCAAAGAAGCGATGGCGAAGGGTGTGGTTGCCGGTTTCCCTATGGTTGATATTTCCGCGGATCTCTATGACGGTTCGTTTCACGAAGTGGACTCATCGGAAATAGCATTCAAGATAGCGGCTTCCATGTCCTTCCAGGACGCGGCAAAGAAAGCACGCGCCGTACTGCTTGAACCGGTGATGAAGGTTGAAGTGGTGACACCGGAACAATTCATGGGCGACGTTACCGGCAATCTGTCCTCAAGGCGGGGTCAGGTGGAAGGTATGGAAGAACGCGGCATGAGCAAGGCGATAAAAGCGACCGTGCCTCTCTCGGAGATGTTTGGTTACATCACAACCCTGCGTTCCATGACCGAGGGACGCGCAAGTTTCACGATGGAATTCTCTCATTACGCTATTGTACCGCAGAATGTGGCGGAGACTATTATTGCGTCAAGAAAGTAA
- the rpsS gene encoding 30S ribosomal protein S19, whose protein sequence is MTRSLKKGPYVDERLLKKIEGKKSGTTGVIKTWKRASQISPEMVGFTFGVHNGKEHIPVLVSEEMVGHRLGEFSPTKKFFRHGGKMQKELEQKKKEGEIAAAQSAKATVETKK, encoded by the coding sequence ATGACACGCTCACTTAAAAAAGGTCCCTACGTGGATGAAAGACTGCTGAAGAAGATTGAAGGAAAAAAGTCAGGGACAACTGGCGTTATTAAGACGTGGAAACGCGCAAGCCAGATATCTCCCGAGATGGTTGGTTTTACGTTCGGCGTACACAATGGCAAAGAACACATTCCCGTACTCGTATCAGAAGAGATGGTAGGACATCGATTGGGTGAATTTTCTCCCACGAAGAAGTTCTTCAGACATGGCGGTAAGATGCAAAAAGAACTGGAACAGAAGAAAAAAGAAGGAGAAATTGCCGCAGCTCAATCAGCCAAGGCGACCGTTGAAACCAAGAAATAG
- the tuf gene encoding elongation factor Tu → MAEAFDRSKPHVNVGTIGHVDHGKTTLTAGILNSLHLAGKKVKLEKVDDIDNAPEEKARGITISLHHSEYETDARHYAHIDAPGHADYIKNMITGAAQMDGAILVVAATDGVMPQTREHILLAKQVGVPKIVVFINKVDMVDDPDLVDLVEEEVREILTKYKYDGANTPIIRGSGLKATEATSVEDPWVKKVLELMDALDTYIPLPERDIEKPFLMPIEDVFSIEGRGTVVTGRIERGEVKVGGDIEIVGIRPTTKTTVTGIEMFNKSLDKGMAGDNAGILLRGTKKEDVTRGQVLAAPGSVTPHTEFTAEVYILTKDEGGRHTPFFSGYKPQFYIRTTDVTGDVTLAEGTEMVMPGDTVTFNVKLVAPIALEDQQRFAVREGGKTVGAGVVTKVIA, encoded by the coding sequence ATGGCAGAAGCATTTGACAGGTCCAAGCCACATGTAAACGTAGGAACCATCGGGCACGTTGACCATGGAAAGACTACGCTTACGGCGGGTATTTTGAATTCCCTCCACTTGGCCGGAAAAAAGGTAAAATTGGAGAAAGTCGACGACATTGACAACGCTCCGGAAGAAAAAGCACGAGGTATCACCATTTCTCTTCACCACAGTGAATATGAAACGGATGCCCGCCACTATGCGCATATCGATGCGCCTGGTCACGCAGACTATATCAAGAATATGATCACCGGCGCCGCGCAGATGGACGGTGCGATTTTAGTAGTCGCGGCTACTGACGGCGTGATGCCCCAGACCCGTGAGCACATTTTGCTTGCAAAGCAGGTAGGTGTTCCGAAAATCGTTGTCTTTATCAACAAAGTTGATATGGTTGACGACCCTGATCTTGTGGATCTGGTGGAAGAAGAAGTTCGCGAGATCTTAACGAAGTATAAATATGACGGTGCGAACACCCCCATTATCAGGGGTTCGGGACTCAAAGCCACAGAGGCAACGTCAGTAGAAGATCCATGGGTAAAGAAGGTCCTTGAACTTATGGACGCGCTTGATACCTACATCCCATTACCGGAACGTGATATTGAAAAACCATTCTTGATGCCAATTGAAGACGTTTTCTCAATTGAAGGCCGTGGAACGGTGGTAACCGGCAGGATCGAACGCGGAGAGGTCAAGGTTGGCGGTGACATAGAGATCGTCGGCATTAGACCGACCACGAAAACTACGGTAACCGGTATTGAAATGTTCAACAAATCCCTTGATAAGGGTATGGCGGGAGACAACGCGGGTATTCTTCTCCGTGGTACTAAGAAAGAGGATGTGACTCGCGGTCAGGTGCTCGCGGCACCGGGATCCGTAACCCCTCACACCGAGTTTACCGCAGAAGTATATATCTTGACGAAAGATGAAGGAGGCCGACACACCCCATTCTTCAGCGGATACAAGCCCCAGTTCTACATCCGAACGACCGATGTGACCGGAGATGTGACATTGGCGGAGGGTACTGAAATGGTGATGCCGGGCGACACTGTTACCTTTAATGTAAAATTGGTTGCTCCGATCGCCCTTGAGGACCAACAGCGTTTCGCCGTGCGAGAAGGCGGCAAAACCGTTGGTGCGGGAGTGGTCACAAAGGTTATCGCCTAG
- the rplD gene encoding 50S ribosomal protein L4, translating into MMDAKVYNQKGDEVGKVALPESVFGLSWNGDLVHQVVLAMQSNARTPVAHAKDRSEVSGGGKKPWKQKGTGQARHGSIRSPIWVGGGVAHGPRKEKNYAKKTTKKMRAKALYTVLSAKLRSNEILFVDKLVFDAIKTAQARGVLSALGGIQGFDGVLNKKNNSTLITTTAKDQKIYKSFGNFGNIAIEEVYNLNPLDILNYKYLVMVGPKESMDFLEGKMIKQKEKEKEKKTKRTVAVTA; encoded by the coding sequence ATGATGGACGCAAAAGTATACAACCAAAAAGGAGACGAAGTTGGAAAGGTGGCGCTACCCGAGAGTGTGTTCGGTCTGTCTTGGAACGGTGACTTGGTGCACCAGGTGGTATTGGCGATGCAATCAAACGCGCGCACGCCTGTCGCGCATGCGAAAGACAGAAGCGAGGTTTCCGGAGGCGGTAAGAAACCATGGAAGCAAAAAGGAACCGGCCAAGCGCGTCATGGTTCTATTCGCTCCCCGATCTGGGTTGGCGGCGGTGTTGCGCACGGTCCCCGAAAGGAGAAAAATTACGCAAAAAAGACCACTAAGAAAATGAGGGCGAAAGCTCTTTATACGGTATTGTCCGCAAAACTGCGAAGCAATGAGATTCTCTTTGTTGATAAGCTTGTTTTTGACGCAATAAAAACAGCACAAGCGCGCGGGGTGCTCTCGGCGCTCGGAGGTATTCAAGGGTTTGATGGGGTCTTAAACAAAAAGAACAATTCCACTCTCATCACGACGACCGCTAAAGATCAAAAAATATACAAGAGCTTTGGTAATTTCGGCAATATTGCGATCGAGGAAGTGTACAACTTGAACCCTCTTGATATCTTGAACTACAAATACCTGGTGATGGTCGGACCAAAAGAAAGCATGGACTTTCTGGAGGGAAAGATGATCAAGCAGAAAGAAAAAGAAAAAGAGAAAAAGACAAAACGAACGGTAGCAGTTACGGCGTAA